ATGTGCAATATTTTTCTGCTTCATATGTATTTACATTCTATGCGTATACCTATTTGTTTATTCACACTGCCATGCCTTGCTGCTATTATTCCATTTCATAGATATAGTGCCTTATTCTGTGTAGTTGTATTGTCTATAGTTGATTGTGAGTATGTCTATTTAAATTACGTATTGTCTTATTTTGCCTAGCACATTGGACTATAGAGAACTGGAATCTCGTTTAGctgtgcactgctgtgtgttgtctaaatgacaataaagttcactttgactttgactttgttgttttctgttgaaatcacataatttttatttttctatacaAGTTGAATAGTTAGAAATACTGCCGTTGCTGCAGTGCCTTGTGAACTATCAAGCACAGAACGTCTTTGTAATACTCAGATAGTCTAATGTTACCTCAGTCCTGTGTTGGTGATAGTCTGTGCAGGTGTCTGTTTGCTCACACAGCAGATTTTGTGGActcctccaagtgtgtggaTCCGTCCAGTGGTGCTGTGTTAACTGTGGTTTGAAAAGAAGTGATGGCTGGCTTCACCTGTCTTGAAGGAAGCGTGTGCTCTTCACTGGATTAAACTGTAAAAttgtataaaaaacaaacaaacaaaaaacctgagagacaaattaatttaaatggtGATGTCCTGGGGGCTTCAAAAAAGTAGTGGATGACAGATATGTCTTTTAGGGGATTCACTATGTGGTAATCACTATTGCGTATATTGCCTATGTCAGGATTTTTGGTTATGTGCATATTTttagatgtttgtttttcttttaaggtCTGAGAGGTTATGTAAATGGAGAATGTTGTAGTTGGACAAACAGATGActcttattgtttatttttccaaaGAGTTTAAGATTACCTGTGGTCCCTGAATTTCTGGCACACCATGCTCATTgcgcaaaaacaaaaaatcccaCATCATTCACCTATtatacataatataatatataacttgTAGTTGTGGAGGGTCCTGGGATACCTCATACAGTACTGCAGTTATAACTGTAACTAAGCTATGATAATAGCTTAAATAGGTAATTTTCTTATTATTTGTACCTAAAAATCGTAACAATTAGAAATGGAATCAAACTGTACACTGCACCTTAAATGAGCAACTTTCCAAGGTGCAAGTTAGCTTTTTATTCAGACTTTCAAGACCACCTTAAATGGACAAGTTTACAAGGAGCAAGTTGGCTTGGGCAATGGGAATCTTTAGGAAGCTGAAGTTGGCTTGTAGCGTTATGGCTCTTCCATTTCCATTTCATTACACTTTAAATGAGCAATTTTACAAAGCACAAGTTAGTTTCtgagtggcgcagcaggtagtgttgcagtcacacagctccagggacctggaggttgtgtgttcaattcccgctccgggtgactgtgatgagttggtgtgttctccctgtgtccgtgtgagtttccttcggggctccggtttcctcccacagtccaaaaacacacgttggtaggtggattggcgactcaaaaaagtgtccgtaggtgtgagtttgtgagtgaatgtgtgtgtgtgtctgtgttgccctgtgaaggactggcgccccctccagggtgtattcccgccttgcgcccaatgattccaggtaggctctggacccaccacgaccctgaattggataagggttacagataatgaaagttagtttattttaaatggtctgttccaccttaaaagagcaAATTTACAAGGTGCACAAGTTTCTTTCAacttttccattccaccttaaatgggcgTGAAGTCAGCATTTTGTTCAAATTTAACAACAATACTGTTATAGCTTTTTATTCACATgattcattccaccttaaaattggCAAAACATGTGGTGCATGTTAGCTTTTTTTAAActgtccacattaaatgttgcagcaGTTTTTGACAGTTTAAAGGGCAGATGTGTATCATAAAATAACAGCAAGTGATACACAAAGACAAAACCATGACACTGCTACTGTATGTGCTCATTCTGTTCCACAATAAATACCGCTGGTAAACACATTGCTTTTAATCAAAACTAGTTAAAAATGGAGAAACTGATCCATAGGGAGTGGTATGATTCATCCTCTAATATTTAACTGGGACTATATTTCATCCATTTTGTTCTTGCTAGTCCCCCATTAGCTAAGACTCCTTCAGTCAGACACTGTCCCCCGCAATAACAAACTGTCATGCTTGTGGTCATGCACTCGTACCAGTGACCACAGCTTGACCAGTGCCAGTATCTAGCACCGTTTTGTACGTGTCATTGCGTAAATTGTTCCTGCTTTATGATGTCAGTGTCCCTGTTACTCTGTACCTGAACAGGAGCTCTGCCGGGAAATCAATAGTCCCTAAGAGGGTGATGGGCCAGTTGATACGTGAGTTATGGTCAGTCATGAGTGTCTGGAGTGACTATAAAACAGTTTAAGGTTTGGACAGCTCTTCTAAAGCCACAGCAACAGCTGGGAAAGGAACCAAAACAAAAGCTTTCCTAAGGAGTCCATACAAACAGGACCAATGCAGCAGATAACGTTCCTAACAGTGGTTCTGTTTTTAGCCACGAGTGGTTGCTACGCCTCTCCAAACTGGCGCGTTGATTCTACAATATCAGTTCTAAATGGTGGTGGCTGGGGCACATGGGGCCCAAAAGAGATGTGTCCAAATGGCTATTATGCTGCAGGTTTCAGTCTGCTGGTGAGTGCTTTGTTTTCCAATTGATTCTGTCCACTAGGGGGTGCTATAATACTGGGGTAATACATTGGTAAGCTCAAGTATCCTGACACCTCTTTTGTGGAGGAGTGAAACTGTTACTACTGTTATTTAGggggatggagctccatccagttctTTGGGGAAGagttagagtggtgtttgtgattcagaactaatcatccaacacaaAAACCTGACCTCACTTTAATGTGCACACTCTCTGAAAACATGACAATTTATCACTTTTAAAACAATACTTAGACAAACAGAACAGGAAGAACTAAAAAGTAGTGTGTTTTTAGGTGGAGTATCCAATACATGGAGATGACACGGCCTTGAATGGAATTCGTCTCCACTGTGTTAACACATATTCAGGCAGGACTATATATTCATCCTACGCTACGGTCACATCTGCGACGGGAAGGTGAGTGGGCCTTTCTTATTGTGTctaataatcataataggaATCAAATTTTACATTGCCCTTTAAATGAG
This genomic interval from Hoplias malabaricus isolate fHopMal1 chromosome 15, fHopMal1.hap1, whole genome shotgun sequence contains the following:
- the LOC136668698 gene encoding vitelline membrane outer layer protein 1-like encodes the protein MQQITFLTVVLFLATSGCYASPNWRVDSTISVLNGGGWGTWGPKEMCPNGYYAAGFSLLVEYPIHGDDTALNGIRLHCVNTYSGRTIYSSYATVTSATGSWGTWTKPKHCQTGMMMNFQLRVEGHQGDGDDTAANNIKFQCSDNSELVGDGTSWGTWGGWSKWCTGRGICGIQTKVEGPQGSGDDTSLNDVRFFCCKA